In one window of bacterium DNA:
- a CDS encoding SAM-dependent chlorinase/fluorinase: MPHLILIADYGSDGLASTEAILAVRRATTTPFTVDLVATRPFNTIHTAFLLAQLHRGIPAGRGADTTFFLNTDPRTQTENGVVAAAGAPLVIATLDTGARVVTPNAGNCLSLVRERITALALAQCSAEGSQFRSRDVFPAVVGAVMDGNVAAVTGATLSLDHVPFMPPEFIVLHIDNYGNVKTSFTERDRITLGIAWGAEIELQLGAKTMRVPVVENIFAKSAGSLVFAPGSSGDPANPGFELSLRYAGDCSASAGAVFGNPEPGSDFAVRKI; the protein is encoded by the coding sequence ATGCCACACCTCATCCTCATTGCCGACTACGGAAGTGACGGTCTCGCTTCCACGGAGGCCATCCTCGCAGTGCGCCGCGCTACAACCACCCCGTTCACGGTGGATCTTGTTGCGACGCGACCATTTAACACCATCCATACCGCATTTCTCCTCGCACAGCTCCACCGCGGTATCCCTGCGGGTCGCGGGGCGGATACGACGTTTTTCCTGAACACTGACCCGCGTACGCAGACCGAAAACGGTGTCGTTGCTGCAGCGGGCGCGCCGCTCGTCATCGCAACACTGGACACGGGCGCACGCGTGGTCACGCCAAACGCCGGCAACTGCTTGTCGCTCGTTCGCGAACGGATCACCGCGCTTGCACTCGCACAGTGTAGCGCAGAGGGAAGCCAGTTTCGATCACGGGACGTATTTCCTGCGGTCGTCGGTGCGGTTATGGATGGCAACGTCGCCGCGGTCACGGGTGCGACGCTCTCTCTTGACCATGTTCCGTTCATGCCGCCGGAGTTCATTGTGCTGCACATTGACAACTACGGCAACGTGAAAACTTCGTTCACGGAACGGGATCGTATCACGCTTGGCATCGCATGGGGCGCGGAGATCGAACTGCAGCTCGGCGCAAAAACGATGCGCGTTCCTGTCGTCGAAAACATCTTCGCAAAATCTGCGGGGTCGCTCGTATTCGCTCCAGGAAGCAGTGGCGATCCGGCGAATCCCGGTTTTGAGCTCTCGCTGCGCTACGCTGGCGATTGTTCCGCATCCGCAGGCGCGGTGTTCGGAAATCCAGAACCCGGAAGTGACTTCGCAGTACGAAAAATCTAA